From Pseudodesulfovibrio nedwellii:
GGCCTTTTCCCAATCAAACTCCTTCCAGTATGCAGTCTTGTCCTTCTTGTCGAAGGGGAAGAGATGCGGAATGACCATGGTCTTGTTGACCTTATCATATGGAGACATGGCCCGGTGCACCTTGAACGGCATGATGCGGGAATTCGGATCGTTCCTGTCACCATTTGGCCGGTTCAGCCAAACTTCTTCGGTAGGATCAATGGCATCTTCCGTGGTGACATGGTCCATAGTTCCGTCGAACCAATAATATTCAGGTACAACATCCTTTTCCCAGACAAACTCCCCTTTCTTCTTCAGGAAGACAGGCTTGCCATCTGGTCCCTTGATCTTGGCTTTGCCGTCCATAAGTTGCCCTGCCTTGGACCAATCCCACCACATTTTGGTGGATTGGGCACGAGCAAATTCGGGAATATGGCATGACTGACACGCCACCTTGTCGGTGTGATCATTCAACTTGGAGAACATACCACCGCTCATGTGGGGCTGACTGCCGTGGCAGGATTCACACATGATCTTGTCGCCAAGGTCATCCTGAAGCAGACTCTTGCGTTCCAAAGCCGCAGGCTTCTCATAAATACGCCCGGCGACATGGTGGTTGCGTGTAGTGTGACAACGGGTACAGGCAAAGTCCTGACCGCCGGACTCCTTGGTCCCCATATGGACATCGAGATTCTTGTCAGGTTTGACCAAGGAGGAATCAAGATCGCCGTGCTTGACCGCATCAGCCCCACCACCAAAGAAATGGCAGGAACCGCAGTTCTTGCGTTCCGGACGGCCAACGGATTGGGCAACCTTGGCCCAGTCAGGTGCATAATAGGTCTTGCCGTTTGATTTGAAGACCACGCCCTTCTGCGTACCCGGATTTTCCGGGTCCTCGACATATTTGGCGGGATAACCCGCACCGGACGGAAACTTTTTGTAGGTTCCGGTTTTTTCGTGACAGACAAGACAGTCGACTTTCTCCTGAGAAGTAAAATCAAAACTGTTGTCCTTCCATCCATAACCGGCATGACATGATGTGCAACGAGCCTCGTTGCTTGCGGTGTTTATTCAAAAATTGTTGACGGATATTCCGCCCTTGCCGAACTTTGCCGGATTTCCGGCTTCGTCTTCATCCCGCCATGTCCAATGAATGGTCTGATGAAACTGCAAAGCCGCCTTGTTATGACAACCGAGGCAGGCTTGCGTGACCTCTTCAGGTCGCATGGTCTTTTGTTTTTCCGGATCAAATTGCAGTTGTGCGAACTTGCTGTGATCAGCCGTGATAGTCTGAATAAGCGGTTTCGCCTTGGTCGCCTGAATGGCCAATTTTC
This genomic window contains:
- a CDS encoding tetrathionate reductase family octaheme c-type cytochrome, with amino-acid sequence MTICNRRWLLTVLAVLFVMVYAGSAWAAVEHENAPGRKLAIQATKAKPLIQTITADHSKFAQLQFDPEKQKTMRPEEVTQACLGCHNKAALQFHQTIHWTWRDEDEAGNPAKFGKGGISVNNFUINTASNEARCTSCHAGYGWKDNSFDFTSQEKVDCLVCHEKTGTYKKFPSGAGYPAKYVEDPENPGTQKGVVFKSNGKTYYAPDWAKVAQSVGRPERKNCGSCHFFGGGADAVKHGDLDSSLVKPDKNLDVHMGTKESGGQDFACTRCHTTRNHHVAGRIYEKPAALERKSLLQDDLGDKIMCESCHGSQPHMSGGMFSKLNDHTDKVACQSCHIPEFARAQSTKMWWDWSKAGQLMDGKAKIKGPDGKPVFLKKKGEFVWEKDVVPEYYWFDGTMDHVTTEDAIDPTEEVWLNRPNGDRNDPNSRIMPFKVHRAMSPYDKVNKTMVIPHLFPFDKKDKTAYWKEFDWEKAIEVGMKYAGQTYSGEFGFVETTYAFPTTHMVAPRENALKCAQCHNPEGRLKDLTGFYMPGRDKYQLVDSAGWFGAGAALLAVIIHGIMRFVSGLRRKED